The following proteins are co-located in the Calliphora vicina chromosome 2, idCalVici1.1, whole genome shotgun sequence genome:
- the LOC135950812 gene encoding PH domain-containing protein DDB_G0287875-like has protein sequence MKFSLYLVCLALLGSSLSVNGFLLPGMGNNGGGGGGFKEKLCAMGKTKFCPPPPPVDPTTTSTLIPTGEPIDPTTPTLTPIPTSPTLTATGEPTATGTTQTTGTSPTTDTSVTPPTTETPPTTESPPTETPPTTSPPEPTPEPDEETTPDDKETTEGGDKETTEGGDKETTEGGGGRALDVAKNDEEEHESETDIESELSGARARRVRSRRNRRLRRTRRRKINRSKKNRKARRNRNIRRRNRQIKRNRKIQRRNRKARRSRKNRRRGIRVVRRRGRKSRG, from the coding sequence ATGAAATTCTCTTTATATTTGGTATGCTTGGCCTTATTGGGCTCAAGCCTTTCAGTCAATGGTTTCTTATTGCCCGGCATGGGCAATAATGGCGGAGGTGGCGGTGGTTTCAAGGAGAAATTGTGTGCAATGGGCAAAACTAAATTCTGCCCACCCCCACCACCAGTTGATCCCACAACAACATCTACTTTAATACCTACTGGAGAACCAATTGATCCCACTACACCAACTTTGACACCAATACCAACATCACCCACCCTCACAGCCACGGGAGAACCTACAGCCACTGGAACGACCCAAACAACAGGTACTTCACCCACTACAGATACCAGTGTAACACCACCTACTACCGAAACACCACCTACAACCGAATCACCACCCACCGAAACACCTCCTACTACATCACCACCTGAACCTACACCTGAGCCCGACGAAGAAACTACTCCTGATGATAAAGAAACTACTGAAGGGGGAGACAAGGAGACTACTGAAGGGGGAGACAAGGAGACTACTGAAGGTGGTGGAGGCAGAGCTTTGGATGTTGCTAAAAACGATGAAGAAGAACATGAATCTGAAACTGACATTGAGTCCGAACTCAGTGGTGCCCGTGCCCGTCGCGTTAGAAGTCGTCGCAATCGTCGTCTCCGCCGTACTCGTAGACGCAAGATAAATCGTTCCAAGAAAAATCGCAAAGCACGCAGAAATCGTAATATTCGCCGCCGCAACCGTCAAATCAAACGTAACCGTAAAATCCAACGTCGCAATCGCAAAGCCCGTCGCAGTCGCAAAAATCGTCGCCGAGGAATTCGTGTTGTACGTCGTCGTGGCAGGAAGAGCAGAGGTTAG
- the LOC135950813 gene encoding PH domain-containing protein DDB_G0287875-like — MKLSLYLVCLALLGSSLSVNGFFFPGMGNNTGGGGGGFKEKLCAMGKTKFCPPPPPVDPTTTSTLIPTGEPIDPTTPTLTPIPTSPTLTATEEPTATGTTQTTGTSPTTDTSVTPPTTETPPTTESPPTETPPTTSPPEPTPEPDEETTPDDKETTEGGDKETTEGGDKETTEGGGGRALDVAKNDEEEHEADTDIESELSGARARRVRNRRNRRLRRTRRRKVNRSKKNRKARRNRNIRRRNRQIKRNRKIQRRNRKARRSRKNRRRGIRVVRRRGRKSRG, encoded by the coding sequence ATGAAATTATCATTATATTTAGTTTGCTTGGCCTTATTGGGCTCAAGCCTTTCAGTCAATGGTTTCTTTTTCCCTGGCATGGGAAATAATACCGGGGGTGGCGGTGGTGGTTTCAAGGAGAAATTGTGTGCCATGGGCAAAACCAAATTCTGCCCACCTCCACCACCAGTTGATCCCACAACAACATCTACTTTAATACCTACTGGAGAACCAATTGATCCTACTACACCAACTTTGACACCAATACCAACATCACCCACCCTAACAGCTACCGAAGAACCTACAGCAACTGGAACGACCCAAACAACAGGCACTTCACCCACTACAGATACCAGTGTAACACCACCTACAACCGAAACTCCACCTACAACCGAATCACCACCCACCGAAACACCCCCTACTACATCACCACCTGAACCTACACCTGAGCCCGACGAAGAGACTACTCCTGATGATAAAGAAACTACTGAAGGGGGAGACAAGGAGACTACTGAAGGGGGTGACAAGGAGACTACTGAAGGTGGTGGAGGCAGAGCTTTGGATGTTGCTAAAAACGATGAAGAAGAACATGAAGCCGATACTGACATTGAATCTGAACTCAGTGGTGCCCGTGCCCGTCGCGTTAGAAATCGCCGCAATCGTCGTCTCCGCCGTACTCGTAGACGCAAGGTAAATCGTTCCAAGAAGAATCGCAAAGCACGCAGAAATCGTAACATTCGTCGCCGCAACCGTCAAATCAAACGTAACCGTAAAATCCAACGTCGCAATCGCAAAGCCCGTCGCAGTCGCAAAAATCGTCGCCGAGGAATTCGTGTTGTACGTCGTCGTGGCAGGAAGAGCAGAGGTTAG
- the LOC135950814 gene encoding PH domain-containing protein DDB_G0287875-like, with protein MKFSLYLLCLVLLGSSLSVNGFFFPGMGNNTGGGGGGFKEKLCAMGKTKFCPPPPPVDPTTTSTLIPTGEPIDPTTPTLTPIPTTPTSTGTGEPTATGTTQTTGTSPTTDTSVTPPTTETPPTTESPPTETPPTTSPPEPTPEPDEETTPDDKETTEGGDKETTEGGDKETTEGGGGRALDVAKNDEEEHESETDIESELSGARARRVRNRRNRRIRRTRRRKVNRSKKNRKARRNRNIRRRNRQIKRNRKIQRRNRKARRSRRRGIRRVVRRRGRKSRG; from the coding sequence ATGAAATTCTCTTTGTATCTACTATGCTTGGTCTTATTGGGCTCAAGCCTTTCGGTTAATGGTTTCTTTTTCCCTGGCATGGGAAATAATACCGGAGGTGGCGGTGGTGGTTTCAAGGAAAAATTGTGTGCCATGGGCAAAACCAAATTCTGTCCACCTCCACCACCAGTTGAtcccacaacaacatcaactctAATACCTACTGGAGAACCCATTGATCCCACGACACCAACTTTGACACCGATACCCACTACACCAACGTCTACAGGTACTGGAGAACCTACCGCTACTGGAACGACCCAAACAACAGGTACTTCTCCCACTACGGATACCAGTGTAACACCACCTACTACCGAAACACCACCTACAACCGAATCACCACCCACCGAAACACCCCCTACTACATCACCACCTGAACCTACACCTGAGCCCGATGAAGAGACTACTCCTGATGATAAAGAAACTACTGAAGGGGGAGACAAGGAGACTACTGAAGGGGGAGACAAGGAGACTACTGAAGGTGGTGGAGGCAGAGCTTTGGATGTTGCTAAAAACGATGAAGAAGAACATGAATCTGAAACTGACATTGAGTCCGAACTCAGTGGTGCCCGTGCCCGTCGCGTTAGAAATCGCCGCAATCGTCGTATCCGCCGTACTCGTAGACGCAAGGTAAATCGTTCCAAGAAGAATCGCAAAGCACgcagaaaccgtaatattcgtCGCCGCAACCGTCAAATCAAACGTAATCGTAAAATCCAACGTCGCAATCGCAAGGCACGCAGAAGTCGTCGCCGTGGCATTCGTCGCGTCGTGCGCAGACGTGGCAGAAAGTCTAGGGGTTAA